A genomic stretch from Pempheris klunzingeri isolate RE-2024b chromosome 23, fPemKlu1.hap1, whole genome shotgun sequence includes:
- the LOC139222725 gene encoding interleukin-13 receptor subunit alpha-1-like yields MRRAELVKDFECVVYTNNMKCSWIPVNRFLRLTLSFRTCGRSDKRIKKLKKCDQPYSSGERDGCYLQTDATPDNVCMIVETETGMSTFKPATVVPSPEMNITEEGDTLKLRFTVPTFKRSCWIYEVCYKQCGRPQNCQNVTFYEVPTMEVPYDKTCLYEFKSRVMSTEHCIKISSNFSAAEYYGTNVPHIGTVVAIVIPVILSICVILSCSCFRRHSAIICPAVPDPSAIFKEMMMNGNKERLTTKGSLYTPVPEPIESCKITLVTDKNSILQQNC; encoded by the exons GGATTCCAGTAAATCGCTTTCTAAGGCTGACGCTTTCCTTCAG GACTTGTGGGCGTTCTGACAAACGtataaaaaagctgaaaaagtgtgatcagccttacagcagtggagagagggatggtTGTTACCTGCAGACCGACGCCACGCCAGATAACGTCTGCATGATTGTGGAGACTGAAACTGGAATGAGCACTTTTAAACCCGCAACTG TGGTACCTTCACCAGAAATGAACATCACAGAAGAGGGAGATACACTGAAACTCAGGTTTACAGTTCCAACGTTCAAGCGTAGCTGCTGGATATACGAGGTGTGCTACAAACAATGCGGTAGGCCCCAA aatTGCCAGAATGTCACATTTTATGAAGTGCCTACGATGGAGGTGCCCTACGATAAAACATGCCTTTACGAGTTCAAATCCAGAGTCATGAGTACTGAGCATTGCATCAAAATATCCAGCAACTTCAGTGCTGCTGAATATTATG GTACCAATGTGCCTCATATTGGGACTGTGGTTGCCATTGTCATCCCTGTcattctgtccatctgtgtcaTTCTGTCCTGCTCCTGCTTCAGGAG gCACAGCGCCATTATTTGCCCTGCTGTGCCAGATCCTTCAGCAATATTCAAGGAAATGATGATGAACGGAAACAAAGAACGTCTG acCACCAAAGGGAGTCTGTACACACCAGTGCCAGAGCCCATAGAATCCTGCAAAATTACCCTTGTAACGGACAAAAACAGCATCCTCCAGCAAAATTGCTAA
- the LOC139222494 gene encoding uncharacterized protein, translated as MKRVFQSLDLLVLSCLFLAAGSQTELVKNLECYIVTYKRAHCSWMVDSNVRDLRVFYELFKEDHSVSIYDDSSPADLQECSWYSHNSSSRAGCDLQAVSTDDIEVSFKGTLNNTAVTTKSVRTEFTLRPPALTWTVTKTRDAFNISWILPDAAPVDTWKVIINYTECGKPVEGKHTEPGATTYSLIRVSRCQYAITIKAENEGRKKEQTPLSSVKYFDAESDPNAAMYAIIIIPLMLAGLTALAVVCCRKIKEHIFPEVPKPLDLLSDISENNNTCIAPNLYVVAEEGDSCKITLVTDPQIEKSAS; from the exons ATGAAGAGGGTGTTTCAAAGTTTGGACTTGCTCGTTTTAAGCTGCCTCTTTCTGGCGGCTGGCTCTCAAACAG AGCTGGTGAAGAACTTGGAGTGCTACATCGTCACGTACAAACGTGCTCACTGCTCCTGGATGGTGGACAGTAACGTTCGAGATCTCAGAGTCTTCTACGA GTTATTTAAGGAGGACCACTCGGTATCCATTTACGATGATTCATCGCCTGCCGATCTCCAGGAGTGCTCCTGGTATAGTCACAACAGCAGCTCCAGGGCCGGTTGTGATCTGCAGGCGGTTAGCACAGATGACATCGAAGTGTCTTTCAAGGGAACGCTGAACAACACAGCTGTGACCACCAAATCCGTCAGGACAGAGTTTACAT tgaGACCTCCTGCCCTGACATGGACGGTCACTAAAACGAGGGATGCGTTCAATATTAGCTGGATTCTCCCTGACGCCGCACCTGTGGATACTTGGAAGGTTATAATTAATTACACTGAGTGCGGTAAACCAGTG GAGGGGAAACACACCGAGCCCGGCGCGACGACATATTCGCTGATCCGGGTGTCTCGCTGTCAGTACGCCATCACTATCAAAGCAGAGAatgaagggagaaaaaaagaacagacgCCACTGAGTAGCGTCAAGTATTTTG ACGCAGAATCGGACCCCAACGCGGCGATGTatgccatcatcatcataccGTTGATGTTAGCCGGCCTGACAGCTCTGGCGGTTGTGTGCTGCAGGAA GATTAAGGAACACATTTTCCCCGAAGTACCAAAACCCTTGGACCTCCTCAGCGATATTTCTGAAAACAACAATAcg TGCATTGCTCCCAACCTGTACGTGGTGGCAGAGGAAGGGGACAGCTGCAAAATCACCCTGGTGACAGATCCCCAAATCGAAAAGTCTGCCTCCTGA